A genome region from Salvia splendens isolate huo1 chromosome 19, SspV2, whole genome shotgun sequence includes the following:
- the LOC121778501 gene encoding uncharacterized protein K02A2.6-like → MICDEEEVAEEDPDAEDSEILETGAEPQLSALSLNGLDTANTMKLFGEIASQQVKVMIDSGANYCFISEECARRLELQITPTSPYSVVLGDGSTRRAAGMCRTVPLILGNEEFVVACYVFPLRNINVILGVAWLASLGYVMANWQRSSMDFKVNGRPVSLRGDPSLMRRACSTSDLRRLEDGDCCWVLHALEKDTAAEPFGFDPALPTAAKSHLLRLVEEFPAMTRETVGLPPRRRTDHRIPLLPGTDPVSVRPYRYNHLQKDEMEKLIAEMLSSGVIQPSTSPFSSPVLLVRKKGGSWRFCVDYMELNKRTVPDKYPILVIQELLDELHGAKWFSKIDLKAGYHQIRVASRDVPKTAFRTNSGHYEFLVMPFGLTNAPATFQSLMNDIFRPALRKFVLVFFDDILVYSTSWDDHVRHLRRVFKVLNAHALVINAKKCLLGRSSVEYLGHIVSFDGVRMDPAKISAVLRWPTPTSLKSIRGFLGLTGYYRRFIKDYCKIAAPLTELLKKPLVTQSKVAWDWPAAAAAAFDTLKSALTSAPLLRMPDFTKEFVRVRCFGAGPRCCSNTGPPAGGILQQDTVLSLVGQVGVREGAHGPRPRDSSLASLLVGPGIRRAHGSEKSAPAPGPPPGHPGTTKLGGKTAGL, encoded by the coding sequence ATGATATGCGACGAGGAGGAAGTTGCGGAAGAGGACCCCGACGCTGAAGACTCAGAGATTTTGGAGACTGGGGCGGAACCCCAACTGTCGGCCTTGTCTCTAAACGGCTTAGACACGGCGAATACGATGAAACTTTTTGGGGAAATCGCATCACAACAAGTAAAAGTAATGATCGACAGCGGCGCCAACTATTGCTTCATATCCGAGGAGTGCGCACGGCGACTCGAACTACAGATTACCCCGACCTCGCCCTATTCGGTGGTACTAGGCGACGGCTCCACACGTCGGGCAGCCGGGATGTGTAGGACCGTGCCACTTATATTGGGGAACGAGGAGTTTGTGGTGGCGTGCTACGTGTTTCCCCTCCGGAACATCAACGTCATTCTAGGGGTCGCTTGGCTCGCATCCCTCGGCTACGTCATGGCTAATTGGCAGCGGTCATCCATGGATTTCAAGGTCAACGGTCGGCCGGTCTCACTCAGGGGAGACCCGTCCCTCATGCGCCGAGCATGCTCCACCAGCGACCTTCGCCGCCTCGAGGACGGGGACTGTTGCTGGGTCCTCCACGCCCTTGAGAAGGACACCGCGGCCGAGCCTTTCGGGTTCGATCCGGCACTGCCAACCGCAGCCAAGTCGCACCTTCTGAGGCTGGTTGAGGAGTTTCCGGCAATGACGAGGGAAACCGTCGGGTTACCCCCCCGCCGCCGGACGGACCACAGGATCCCACTTCTTCCCGGCACCGACCCCGTCTCGGTAAGGCCCTATCGATACAACCACTTGCAGAAAGATGAGATGGAAAAGCTCATCGCCGAGATGTTAAGTTCCGGGGTAATTCAACCCAGCACTAGCCCTTTTTCGAGCCCGGTACTCCTGGTACGCAAGAAAGGCGGCTCATGGAGGTTTTGCGTCGACTACATGGAGCTCAACAAAAGAACAGTCCCGGACAAATATCCTATCCTGGTGATCCAGGAACTGCTAGACGAGTTGCACGGCGCCAAGTGGTTCAGCAAAATCGATCTGAAAGCAGGGTACCACCAAATTCGGGTGGCCAGCAGGGACGTTCCGAAGACGGCATTCCGAACCAACTCCGGCCACTACGAGTTCCTGGTCATGCCTTTCGGCCTCACCAACGCGCCCGCCACGTTCCAGAGCCTAATGAACGACATCTTCCGCCCGGCCCTTCGGAAGTTTGTTTTGGTATTTTTCGACGACATTCTCGTCTACAGCACGTCGTGGGATGATCATGTGCGCCATCTCCGCCGAGTCTTCAAGGTACTTAACGCCCATGCACTCGTGATCAACGCGAAGAAATGTCTTCTGGGTCGCTCCAGCGTCGAGTATCTCGGCCACATTGTGTCGTTCGACGGCGTTAGAATGGACCCGGCCAAAATTTCGGCGGTCCTCCGTTGGCCGACGCCGACGTCCCTAAAAAGCATCCGCGGGTTCCTAGGGTTGACGGGGTACTACCGCCGCTTCATCAAGGACTACTGCAAGATTGCCGCCCCATTGACGGAGCTCTTGAAAAAGCCCCTCGTCACCCAATCTAAGGTTGCATGGGATTGGCCGGCGGCGGCAGCCGCTGCCTTCGACACCCTCAAATCGGCACTGACATCGGCACCACTGCTCCGGATGCCGGATTTTACAAAGGAGTTCGTCAGAGTGCGATGCTTCGGGGCGGGGCCTCGGTGCTGTTCTAATACAGGACCGCCAGCCGGTGGCATACTTCAGCAAGACACTGTCCTCTCGTTGGTTGGCCAAGTCGGCGTACGAGAAGGAGCTCATGGGCCTCGTCCTCGCGATTCATCATTGGCGTCCCTACTTGTTGGGCCGGGGATTCGTCGTGCACACGGATCAGAGAAGTCTGCGCCAGCTCCTGGCCCACCCCCTGGCCACCCTGGTACAACAAAACTGGGCGGCAAAACTGCTGGGCTATGA